From Enterococcus mundtii, the proteins below share one genomic window:
- a CDS encoding ABC-F family ATP-binding cassette domain-containing protein, with translation MKELKITDLKKTYGEKELFNQISFLIHEHDRIGLIGTNGTGKTSLLNIIAGLDSGDGDQQTVFYPNDYRIGYLSQTDSFSENDTVLQAVFQGNSPLIQTVRLYEEALIALAENGDDEAVQKRYALAEERMNKEDAWTTDTNAKIILQKLGISQLEKKIGELSGGQKKRVSLAQVLIDEPDLLLLDEPTNHLDYAAIEWLESYLKQYRGALLMVTHDRYFLDRVTNRIFELAFGNLYEYKGNYEAYLIEKAERDRVEVEQEEKRKRLYKQELSWMRAGVQARGTKQQARINRFEDLKENVYQVNHDTDIELNIATQRLGKKVIEIKDGSYSIEGKPLLQHLDLLIQSRERLGITGENGAGKSTLLNILAGKLSLDSGIYTIGETVRLAYYTQENEKMSPDKRMIAYLQEAAEEVQTADGTQIGVAELLERFLFPRFMHGTLIRKLSGGEKRRLYLLKLLIQQPNVLLLDEPTNDLDIATLTILEDYFRTFPGAVITVSHDRYFLDKVVDKLLVFLGDGKQELYYGDMSSYLAKRKEDQQIQPEKVKAKIEEKKSEPKKKLSYMEQKEWATIEDEIAELENRLDELQEEMNHQGDDFTRLQELQKEVTTTEELLEEKMSRWEYLSEWADN, from the coding sequence GTGAAAGAGCTAAAAATAACTGACCTCAAAAAAACATATGGAGAAAAAGAATTATTTAATCAGATCTCCTTTTTGATCCATGAACATGATCGCATCGGTTTGATTGGTACTAATGGAACTGGTAAAACAAGTCTTTTGAATATCATTGCTGGACTTGACAGTGGAGATGGTGATCAGCAGACAGTTTTTTATCCGAATGATTACCGTATCGGTTATTTATCACAAACCGATTCATTTTCAGAAAATGATACGGTCTTACAAGCTGTTTTTCAAGGGAATAGTCCATTGATCCAGACTGTACGACTCTATGAAGAAGCCTTGATTGCATTAGCTGAAAATGGCGATGATGAAGCAGTCCAAAAACGCTACGCATTGGCAGAAGAGCGAATGAATAAAGAGGACGCTTGGACGACGGATACAAATGCCAAGATCATTTTGCAAAAATTAGGGATCAGCCAACTAGAAAAGAAAATCGGTGAGCTTTCGGGTGGACAAAAAAAACGTGTGAGCTTAGCACAAGTTTTGATCGATGAACCTGATCTTTTATTACTTGATGAACCGACAAACCACTTAGATTATGCAGCGATCGAATGGTTGGAATCTTACTTGAAACAATATCGGGGTGCCTTATTGATGGTGACCCATGATCGTTATTTCTTAGATCGTGTCACGAATCGGATCTTTGAACTTGCCTTTGGGAATCTTTATGAATATAAAGGCAATTATGAAGCTTATCTAATTGAAAAAGCCGAGCGAGATCGTGTCGAAGTCGAACAAGAAGAAAAGCGTAAACGCCTGTATAAGCAGGAGCTTTCTTGGATGCGAGCGGGAGTACAAGCTCGTGGGACGAAACAGCAAGCACGTATCAATCGCTTTGAAGATTTAAAAGAAAACGTATATCAAGTCAATCATGATACGGATATCGAACTAAATATCGCGACACAACGTTTAGGTAAAAAAGTGATCGAGATCAAGGATGGTTCGTATTCGATTGAAGGAAAACCTTTGCTCCAACACTTGGATCTATTGATCCAATCAAGAGAGCGTCTAGGAATCACTGGAGAGAACGGTGCTGGAAAGTCAACGTTGTTAAATATCTTAGCAGGGAAATTATCCTTAGATAGTGGCATCTATACGATTGGCGAAACTGTTCGATTAGCTTACTATACACAGGAAAATGAAAAAATGTCTCCGGACAAACGAATGATTGCTTATCTGCAAGAAGCGGCAGAAGAAGTCCAAACGGCGGATGGAACGCAAATCGGTGTCGCTGAACTTTTGGAGCGGTTCTTGTTTCCTAGATTTATGCACGGAACACTGATCCGTAAACTATCTGGTGGGGAAAAGCGTCGTTTATATCTACTCAAATTGTTGATCCAGCAACCCAATGTTCTATTGCTAGATGAGCCAACCAATGACTTAGATATCGCTACTTTAACGATCTTGGAAGATTATTTCCGGACATTCCCTGGAGCGGTGATCACCGTTTCTCATGACCGTTATTTCTTAGATAAGGTAGTTGATAAACTGTTAGTTTTTCTAGGAGATGGCAAACAAGAGCTTTATTATGGCGATATGTCTAGCTATTTAGCCAAACGCAAAGAAGATCAACAGATTCAACCAGAAAAAGTCAAAGCTAAGATAGAAGAAAAAAAATCTGAGCCAAAGAAAAAGCTTTCTTATATGGAACAGAAAGAATGGGCAACAATCGAAGATGAGATTGCTGAACTAGAGAATCGTTTGGATGAATTGCAAGAGGAGATGAACCATCAAGGGGATGATTTCACACGATTGCAAGAATTACAAAAAGAAGTAACCACAACTGAGGAACTGCTGGAAGAAAAAATGTCACGTTGGGAATATTTAAGTGAATGGGCAGATAATTAG
- a CDS encoding thymidylate synthase has translation MEQAYLDLGKKLLSEGHVKGDRTGTGTFSLFGYQMRFDLQKGFPLLTTKRVPFGLIKSELLWFLKGDTNIRYLLQNNNHIWDEWAFERYIKSEDYQGPDMTDFGHRSLTDPEFNKVYQEESKKFCEKIVADEEFAEKHGDLGHIYGYQWRHWETKEGSFIDQIKEVIEAIKQTPDSRRLIVSAWNPEDVPSMALPPCHTMFQFYVNDNKLSCQLYQRSADVFLGVPFNIASYALLTHLIAHETGLEVGEFIHTLGDAHLYSNHVEQMKEQLSREVRPFPKLVLNTEKNSVFDFEMDDIKVEGYEPHPSIKAPIAV, from the coding sequence ATGGAGCAAGCATATCTTGATCTAGGGAAAAAGTTGTTATCTGAAGGACATGTAAAAGGTGATCGAACGGGAACAGGAACATTTAGTTTATTCGGTTATCAAATGCGATTTGACCTGCAAAAAGGCTTTCCGTTATTGACGACAAAACGTGTACCTTTTGGTTTGATCAAAAGCGAATTATTATGGTTTTTAAAAGGAGATACGAATATCCGTTATCTTTTACAAAATAATAACCATATTTGGGATGAATGGGCATTTGAACGGTATATCAAAAGTGAGGACTATCAAGGACCGGATATGACAGATTTCGGACATCGTAGTTTGACTGATCCAGAATTCAATAAAGTCTATCAAGAAGAAAGCAAGAAATTCTGTGAAAAGATAGTGGCAGATGAAGAATTTGCAGAAAAACATGGAGATCTTGGTCATATTTATGGCTATCAATGGCGTCATTGGGAAACCAAAGAAGGTAGTTTCATCGATCAAATCAAAGAAGTGATCGAAGCTATCAAGCAGACACCTGATTCAAGACGACTGATCGTCTCAGCATGGAATCCAGAAGATGTGCCAAGTATGGCGTTACCTCCTTGCCACACGATGTTTCAATTCTATGTAAATGACAATAAACTAAGTTGTCAGCTGTATCAAAGAAGTGCTGACGTGTTTTTAGGTGTCCCATTCAATATTGCTAGCTATGCTTTATTGACACATCTGATTGCACATGAAACTGGATTGGAAGTTGGTGAATTTATCCATACTTTAGGCGATGCGCATCTTTACTCCAATCACGTAGAGCAAATGAAAGAACAATTGTCTCGTGAAGTTCGTCCATTTCCGAAGCTAGTATTGAATACAGAAAAAAACTCTGTGTTTGATTTTGAAATGGATGATATCAAAGTTGAAGGATATGAGCCGCATCCTTCAATAAAGGCACCTATCGCGGTCTAA
- a CDS encoding dihydrofolate reductase, whose protein sequence is MFAAIWAQDENGLIGKEDRLPWHLPNDLKFFKQMTEANVLIMGRKTFMGMGGKPLPNRKTIVLTRDREFTAEGVLVMHDVNEVLAYEKEADGILFVAGGSAIYEEFLPYCTILYRTVIHHSFEGDTYFPAVDWQAWSLINISPGEIDEKNSYAHQFETYKRKEEHTTEEI, encoded by the coding sequence ATGTTCGCTGCAATCTGGGCACAAGATGAAAATGGCCTGATCGGAAAAGAAGATAGACTTCCTTGGCATTTGCCGAATGATTTGAAATTTTTTAAGCAAATGACTGAAGCGAATGTATTGATCATGGGACGAAAAACATTTATGGGGATGGGCGGTAAGCCACTACCTAATCGTAAAACGATTGTTTTGACAAGAGACCGTGAGTTTACAGCCGAGGGCGTACTAGTGATGCATGATGTCAATGAAGTATTAGCGTATGAAAAAGAAGCAGATGGAATTTTATTTGTTGCTGGAGGGTCAGCAATCTATGAAGAATTTTTACCTTACTGCACGATTTTGTATCGTACGGTGATCCATCATTCTTTCGAAGGAGATACGTATTTTCCTGCTGTAGACTGGCAAGCATGGTCATTGATCAATATCAGTCCGGGAGAAATAGATGAAAAAAATAGTTATGCACATCAGTTTGAGACGTATAAACGTAAAGAAGAACATACAACCGAAGAGATATAA
- a CDS encoding DegV family protein produces MTNVKIVTDSSCTMEKAVRDHLNIHVMPLSIMIDGVVYPDDDQLGGEKFMEMMAKSKALPKTSQPPIGEFISTYDELGQDGSEVISIHMTKGLSGTVEAARQASNLTKTNVTVIDSDTTDQGLSFQVIRAAEMAKEGKSAEEILAEIEKIKNNTKLYIGISTLDNLVKGGRISRATGLLSSMLNIRVVMNFAHSELIPVTKGRGKKTFDKWFDSLKKELKALPNVRQIGISHAGATELAREFEEGLKQLFPDMDIPVLHTNPVIATHTGENAFAIMYYTD; encoded by the coding sequence ATGACAAACGTAAAAATAGTAACAGATTCTTCTTGTACAATGGAAAAAGCAGTACGAGATCATTTGAATATTCATGTTATGCCATTATCAATTATGATCGATGGCGTTGTATATCCTGATGACGATCAACTAGGCGGAGAGAAATTCATGGAAATGATGGCTAAATCAAAAGCATTACCTAAAACAAGTCAACCGCCGATCGGCGAATTCATTTCAACGTATGATGAATTAGGCCAAGATGGTAGTGAAGTGATTTCCATCCATATGACGAAAGGGTTAAGTGGAACGGTTGAAGCTGCAAGACAAGCAAGCAACCTAACGAAAACAAACGTCACAGTCATTGATAGTGATACGACTGACCAAGGTTTATCTTTCCAAGTGATTCGTGCGGCTGAAATGGCCAAAGAAGGTAAATCAGCAGAAGAGATCCTTGCTGAAATCGAGAAGATCAAAAATAATACAAAACTTTATATCGGTATCTCCACATTGGATAACTTAGTAAAAGGTGGAAGAATCAGTCGTGCAACTGGTTTACTATCAAGTATGTTGAACATTCGTGTGGTGATGAACTTCGCTCACTCAGAGCTGATTCCTGTGACAAAAGGTCGTGGGAAAAAGACTTTCGACAAGTGGTTCGATAGCTTGAAGAAAGAATTGAAGGCTCTACCGAACGTTCGCCAGATCGGTATCTCACATGCAGGTGCGACAGAGCTTGCTCGAGAGTTTGAAGAAGGCTTGAAACAATTGTTTCCCGATATGGACATCCCAGTATTGCATACAAATCCAGTGATTGCTACCCATACAGGGGAAAATGCTTTTGCAATCATGTATTATACCGATTGA
- a CDS encoding SGNH/GDSL hydrolase family protein produces the protein MKRMKQQWLIVLIPLFTAVFLFVGLSLSVPKAQPLLKPAASVTSESNQKEKLHYVAIGDSLTEGVGDQTKQGGFVPLVANDIKDRYGLIAIEIENYGVNGERSDQILKRLKKNEEIQKNIETADIITLTVGGNDLMKVIQNNLFGISIRSFNKPIKNYQENVQAIIEEIRGLNKEVPIYILGIYNPFYLNFPEITDMQTIVDNWNEGTQQVVNEAENSYFIPINDLLYQGLNQEVGITEASDQSTSSDSSNGTKNNVLYEEDHFHPNNLGYQLMANAVRDQLIETHEKWLVKEGNKDG, from the coding sequence ATGAAACGAATGAAACAACAGTGGTTGATTGTTTTGATCCCTTTATTCACTGCAGTTTTTCTCTTTGTCGGACTCTCTTTGAGTGTGCCGAAAGCACAGCCTTTGTTAAAACCGGCAGCGTCGGTTACTTCTGAAAGCAATCAAAAAGAAAAGTTACACTATGTAGCAATTGGCGATTCATTAACTGAAGGAGTAGGCGACCAGACGAAACAAGGTGGTTTTGTTCCGTTAGTCGCAAATGACATAAAAGACAGATATGGTTTGATAGCCATTGAAATTGAAAACTACGGTGTAAATGGCGAACGAAGTGATCAAATATTAAAAAGATTGAAAAAAAATGAAGAAATCCAAAAGAATATCGAAACTGCAGACATTATTACATTGACTGTTGGTGGGAATGATTTAATGAAAGTGATCCAAAATAATCTTTTTGGTATCAGTATTCGTTCATTCAATAAACCAATCAAGAATTATCAAGAAAATGTCCAAGCAATCATTGAAGAGATACGAGGGTTAAATAAAGAGGTACCTATCTATATTTTAGGGATCTACAATCCATTTTATTTGAACTTCCCTGAGATCACAGATATGCAAACGATTGTGGATAACTGGAATGAAGGAACACAGCAAGTAGTAAATGAAGCAGAAAATAGCTATTTTATCCCGATCAATGATCTATTGTACCAAGGATTAAATCAAGAGGTCGGAATTACTGAAGCTTCTGATCAGTCAACTTCTAGTGATAGTTCGAACGGGACGAAAAATAATGTGTTATATGAAGAAGATCATTTTCATCCTAATAACTTAGGCTATCAATTGATGGCTAATGCTGTGAGAGATCAATTGATCGAAACGCATGAAAAATGGCTGGTTAAGGAGGGAAACAAGGATGGATAA
- a CDS encoding YpmS family protein — translation MDKRSSTVEKNKRHNYWKYAFLILLGLIIGSTIFLGTRIFANREPDLPEVPAITERQGDPVLTINTQKEKVNQLISFFLTDFQEGQDIKYKFYLENEALLNGTFEVLGFPIDFYLYFDPYVMENGNVQLKAKSLSIGTLNLPIRDVMNMIKRNYKLPEWIEINTEDLTIMLRLDQFRMQNGMYIKADKIDLVNDDIRFSLYLPKDSSTTEETTESSTN, via the coding sequence ATGGATAAACGAAGTTCAACAGTTGAAAAAAACAAAAGGCATAACTATTGGAAATACGCCTTTCTGATTTTATTAGGCCTGATCATTGGTTCGACGATTTTCTTAGGTACGCGGATATTCGCCAATCGTGAACCTGATTTGCCAGAAGTACCAGCGATTACAGAAAGACAAGGCGACCCGGTATTGACGATCAATACTCAAAAAGAAAAAGTCAACCAACTGATCAGCTTTTTCTTGACAGATTTCCAAGAAGGACAAGATATCAAGTATAAATTTTATTTAGAAAATGAAGCATTGCTTAATGGTACGTTTGAAGTGTTAGGATTCCCTATCGACTTTTACTTGTATTTTGATCCGTATGTAATGGAAAATGGCAATGTTCAGTTAAAAGCAAAAAGTCTATCGATCGGTACATTGAATCTGCCGATCAGAGATGTGATGAATATGATCAAGCGAAATTACAAACTACCTGAATGGATCGAGATCAATACAGAGGATTTAACGATCATGTTACGATTAGATCAATTCCGTATGCAAAATGGAATGTACATCAAAGCGGACAAAATTGATTTAGTCAACGACGATATTCGCTTTAGTTTGTATTTACCAAAAGATTCCTCAACGACGGAAGAAACGACCGAATCTAGTACTAATTAA
- the msrA gene encoding peptide-methionine (S)-S-oxide reductase MsrA: MERAIFAGGCFWCMIQPFDTLPGIHTIMSGYTGGHVPNPTYEQVKAKTTGHTEAVEILYDPELISYEALLELYWQQTDPTDAFGQFEDRGDNYRPVIFYTTEEQRQKAEKSKQQLAASGRFIDPIVTTIEPAETFYLAEDEHQDYYKKNPENFERNHARRAAFIAANWEGNQ, translated from the coding sequence ATGGAACGAGCAATATTTGCAGGAGGATGTTTTTGGTGTATGATCCAGCCTTTTGATACATTACCAGGCATCCATACGATCATGTCCGGTTATACTGGTGGGCATGTACCAAATCCAACGTACGAACAAGTGAAGGCCAAAACAACAGGACATACTGAAGCAGTAGAAATCTTGTATGATCCTGAATTGATCTCATACGAAGCATTACTTGAGCTTTATTGGCAACAAACGGACCCTACAGACGCTTTTGGTCAATTTGAAGATCGAGGCGATAATTACCGACCTGTGATTTTTTATACTACAGAAGAACAACGTCAAAAAGCTGAAAAAAGCAAACAACAACTTGCAGCAAGTGGTCGCTTTATTGATCCTATCGTTACGACGATCGAGCCAGCGGAGACCTTTTATTTAGCAGAAGATGAGCATCAAGATTACTACAAAAAAAATCCTGAGAACTTTGAGCGTAATCATGCGCGTCGTGCAGCATTTATTGCTGCCAATTGGGAGGGAAATCAATGA
- a CDS encoding YozE family protein, producing MNRSFYHYLMTLRGGKSSDALSTFATEAGKDIQFPKHSTSYEEISDYLEMNVDYLPSMDIFDTAWDHYLENNHLT from the coding sequence ATGAATCGCAGCTTCTATCACTATCTGATGACTCTTCGTGGAGGGAAATCTTCTGATGCGTTATCAACTTTTGCAACCGAAGCTGGAAAAGATATCCAGTTTCCGAAACATAGTACAAGTTATGAAGAAATTTCTGATTATTTAGAAATGAATGTTGATTATTTGCCCTCTATGGATATCTTTGATACGGCTTGGGATCATTATTTAGAGAATAATCATCTCACCTGA
- the lepB gene encoding signal peptidase I has protein sequence MTKKQLYIDRFWLFIKFLLCSIVIAFILRGFILIPVPVEGNSMENVLKQGDMVVMEKFSEIRRFDVVVFQLSDGTIYIKRVIGLPGETISYEKDQLKINDQLIEEPYLSKNIRSDHENAPYTTDFTLEELTGYTELPEDSYFVLGDNRRVSKDSRSFGTISRDEILGKARFVYYPLNEIKWIR, from the coding sequence TTGACAAAAAAGCAGCTTTATATTGACCGTTTTTGGTTATTTATTAAATTTTTACTTTGTTCCATAGTGATTGCATTTATTTTACGAGGATTTATATTGATCCCAGTACCAGTGGAAGGGAACTCGATGGAGAATGTCCTTAAACAAGGGGATATGGTCGTTATGGAAAAATTCTCTGAAATCAGACGATTTGATGTGGTCGTTTTCCAACTTTCAGATGGAACCATCTATATCAAAAGAGTCATTGGTTTACCGGGAGAAACCATTAGTTATGAAAAGGATCAACTAAAAATCAACGACCAACTAATCGAAGAACCTTATTTAAGTAAAAATATCCGTTCGGACCACGAAAATGCACCTTATACTACCGATTTTACCTTGGAAGAGTTGACAGGATATACAGAATTACCTGAAGATAGCTATTTTGTTTTGGGGGATAATCGCCGTGTGTCAAAAGATAGTCGTTCATTTGGAACAATATCTAGAGATGAAATTTTAGGAAAAGCGAGATTTGTGTATTACCCATTGAATGAAATCAAATGGATCAGATAA
- a CDS encoding VOC family protein — MNTMVFVNFPVQDVGRSVEFYTKLGFKQNKEFSTEEASAMVWDDTFWVMLLTHDFYKKFLKDKEIADTKKMSGALIAFSLANAAEVKRFGEIAKENGGSYHTVDMGIPEEEMYSLEVQDPDGNTLEPMWMKI; from the coding sequence ATGAACACAATGGTTTTTGTCAATTTCCCTGTGCAAGATGTTGGTCGCTCGGTCGAATTCTATACAAAATTAGGATTCAAACAAAATAAAGAATTTTCGACTGAAGAAGCAAGCGCGATGGTTTGGGATGACACATTTTGGGTGATGCTCTTGACACATGACTTTTACAAAAAATTCTTAAAAGACAAAGAAATCGCTGACACAAAAAAAATGAGCGGTGCACTGATTGCTTTTAGTTTAGCAAATGCTGCTGAAGTCAAACGTTTTGGTGAAATTGCAAAAGAAAATGGTGGTAGCTACCATACAGTCGATATGGGAATACCGGAAGAAGAAATGTATTCTCTTGAAGTACAAGATCCTGATGGAAATACATTGGAACCAATGTGGATGAAAATATAA
- a CDS encoding helix-turn-helix domain-containing protein, with translation MDFGKILKEKRHQAGITQEELAKRLNVSRSAISNWEIGRNYPDIHTLVEISTSLGVSLDELLENSTMTDTMIDTTKEIEVNQKKKRGKLFFVVALCSSVLVMSILFFSFSNQPTIVLNAVENAHSEDVALFNKEDIKDITLKDKKMTILFTIPKDSEYVGYYVDGSNQKGFVNLDIYKTANSDVNQRKLVHDGLIEVDLDMFSKVNKISVNYKK, from the coding sequence GTGGATTTTGGTAAAATATTAAAAGAAAAAAGGCATCAAGCAGGAATTACACAGGAAGAATTGGCAAAGAGATTAAATGTTAGTCGTTCAGCTATTTCTAATTGGGAAATCGGCAGAAATTACCCAGACATACATACACTAGTGGAAATATCGACAAGCTTAGGTGTGTCTTTAGACGAACTATTGGAAAATTCTACTATGACTGACACGATGATTGATACTACTAAAGAAATTGAGGTGAATCAGAAAAAAAAGCGAGGAAAATTGTTTTTTGTAGTAGCACTGTGTTCGAGTGTTTTAGTCATGTCAATTTTATTTTTTTCATTTTCTAATCAACCGACGATTGTCTTGAATGCAGTTGAAAACGCCCATTCAGAAGATGTAGCGCTCTTTAACAAAGAAGATATCAAAGATATTACTCTCAAAGACAAGAAAATGACTATTCTTTTTACTATACCTAAAGACAGTGAATATGTTGGCTACTATGTCGACGGAAGTAATCAAAAAGGATTTGTAAATCTTGATATATATAAGACTGCTAATTCTGATGTCAATCAGCGGAAATTAGTTCATGATGGACTGATTGAAGTAGATTTAGATATGTTTTCAAAAGTGAATAAAATTAGTGTGAATTATAAAAAATAA
- a CDS encoding aminoglycoside phosphotransferase family protein — protein MIEKKPKGRDGVVIQEEQVIRPKKVWSEEVQKFLSYLRNQGITYVPEPLGYDEKGNEVVSYLAGEVYDYPLPPQLLTDSAICSAGRLLRDFHDQNQGYLTSLSGTEPWMLHSFGEHEVMCHNDFAPYNVTTENGLAIGIIDFDTITPGPRIWDVSYAAYRWVPLAANQGDPITDETCHRLKKFVEAYRLNESAYPDLIPTMIRRLSYMIDFITDAASRGETNFQANIQEGHLKKYEQDSQWLLDNEKKILRKLQNEET, from the coding sequence ATGATCGAAAAGAAACCAAAAGGACGAGACGGTGTAGTGATCCAAGAAGAGCAGGTGATTCGTCCTAAGAAAGTCTGGTCGGAGGAGGTCCAAAAATTTTTAAGTTACCTAAGGAACCAAGGTATAACTTATGTGCCAGAACCACTAGGCTATGATGAGAAAGGAAATGAAGTGGTATCTTATCTCGCAGGTGAGGTCTATGATTATCCTTTGCCCCCTCAATTGTTGACGGACAGTGCCATTTGTTCAGCAGGTCGATTGTTAAGAGACTTCCACGACCAGAATCAAGGATACCTTACTTCTTTAAGTGGCACAGAACCGTGGATGCTACATTCATTCGGAGAGCATGAGGTAATGTGTCACAATGATTTTGCGCCATACAACGTGACAACGGAAAATGGTCTAGCCATTGGTATCATTGATTTTGACACGATCACACCAGGACCAAGAATCTGGGATGTAAGTTATGCCGCCTATCGCTGGGTACCTTTAGCGGCAAATCAAGGAGATCCGATCACGGATGAAACGTGTCATCGTTTAAAAAAATTTGTTGAAGCATACAGACTAAATGAGTCTGCGTATCCAGATTTGATCCCCACGATGATCAGACGACTTTCTTATATGATAGATTTCATCACTGACGCAGCAAGTCGCGGAGAAACAAATTTTCAAGCAAATATTCAAGAGGGCCATCTAAAAAAATACGAGCAAGATAGTCAATGGTTGCTCGATAATGAGAAAAAGATTCTTAGAAAGTTGCAAAATGAAGAAACTTGA
- the ylqF gene encoding ribosome biogenesis GTPase YlqF has protein sequence MTIQWFPGHMAKARREVSEKMKYVDIVFELVDARLPLSSRNPMLDQIIQQKPRLVLLNKADLADPQQTKLWQQYFRNQGHQALAITAQESKGIKALIPAAKEALKEKRERDAARGIKPRAIRAMVLGIPNVGKSTLMNRLVGKKIAQTGNKPGVTKGQQWLRLGSELELLDTPGILWPKFEDEEIGKKLALTGAIKDQLVHLDDLAIYGLDFFARYYPNKIRERYGLSIEEEQQVAPELLMTITERRGYRQDYDRGSEVVVFDIRQGKLGRYTLDRCEEMEETTHE, from the coding sequence ATGACTATTCAATGGTTCCCAGGACATATGGCGAAGGCCAGACGTGAAGTTTCAGAAAAGATGAAATATGTTGATATCGTCTTTGAGTTAGTTGATGCACGACTACCTTTGTCTTCACGTAATCCAATGTTAGATCAAATCATCCAACAAAAACCAAGACTTGTTTTATTAAATAAAGCTGATCTAGCTGATCCGCAACAAACGAAATTATGGCAACAATACTTTAGAAATCAAGGACATCAAGCCCTAGCAATCACCGCTCAAGAAAGTAAAGGAATCAAAGCGTTGATCCCTGCGGCAAAAGAAGCACTGAAAGAAAAACGAGAAAGAGACGCAGCTCGTGGCATCAAACCTCGAGCAATCCGCGCGATGGTCCTAGGAATTCCTAATGTAGGGAAATCGACATTGATGAATCGTTTAGTGGGCAAAAAAATTGCACAGACAGGGAATAAGCCTGGGGTAACGAAAGGACAACAATGGCTTCGTTTAGGAAGTGAATTAGAACTATTAGATACACCTGGTATTTTATGGCCTAAGTTTGAAGATGAAGAAATCGGTAAAAAACTAGCCTTGACTGGTGCAATCAAAGACCAATTGGTACACCTTGATGATCTAGCAATTTACGGCTTAGATTTCTTTGCCCGTTACTACCCTAATAAAATCCGCGAACGTTATGGATTATCAATAGAAGAAGAGCAACAAGTTGCACCTGAGTTATTGATGACGATCACGGAACGGAGAGGGTATCGACAAGATTATGACCGTGGGAGCGAGGTAGTTGTTTTTGATATCCGCCAAGGGAAACTAGGTCGCTATACTTTAGATCGTTGTGAAGAAATGGAAGAGACTACTCATGAGTGA
- a CDS encoding ribonuclease HII, whose protein sequence is MSESIQSIKEKLKQITTLDDPIVTQLRLDTRKGVQQALGSFEKRLAKEALLREKYETMSFYENEGYAQGHELIAGIDEVGRGPLAGPVVSAAVILPKGVEIYGLNDSKQLSEKKREELYEQIQEKALSIGIGVIDEQTIDRVNIYEASKLAMCEAVKELTPEPTYLLIDAMTLDLPIAQNKLIKGDARSISIAAASIIAKVYRDRLMKEYELQYPGYGFAKNAGYGTKEHLLGLAQHGITPIHRKSFAPVKQYLS, encoded by the coding sequence ATGAGTGAATCGATCCAGAGTATCAAAGAAAAACTGAAACAAATCACAACACTTGATGATCCGATAGTTACACAACTAAGATTAGACACAAGAAAAGGTGTCCAACAAGCATTAGGCTCTTTTGAAAAACGCTTAGCAAAGGAAGCTTTGCTTCGTGAAAAATATGAGACGATGTCCTTCTACGAAAATGAAGGATATGCTCAAGGACATGAACTGATTGCAGGGATCGACGAGGTAGGAAGAGGTCCCTTGGCTGGTCCTGTAGTATCCGCAGCTGTTATTTTACCTAAAGGTGTAGAGATTTACGGATTGAACGATTCCAAGCAATTATCTGAAAAAAAACGTGAAGAACTGTATGAACAGATTCAAGAAAAAGCCCTCTCCATCGGGATTGGTGTGATCGATGAGCAGACGATCGATCGTGTCAATATTTACGAAGCAAGTAAATTAGCGATGTGTGAAGCTGTTAAAGAATTGACACCAGAGCCTACGTATTTATTGATCGATGCGATGACTTTAGATCTGCCGATTGCACAAAATAAACTGATCAAAGGAGATGCTCGTTCAATTTCGATTGCTGCTGCCAGTATCATTGCAAAAGTCTATCGTGACCGTTTGATGAAAGAATACGAGTTACAATATCCTGGCTATGGTTTTGCCAAGAATGCAGGTTATGGAACAAAGGAACACCTCTTAGGATTAGCACAACATGGCATCACGCCAATCCATCGTAAAAGTTTTGCACCAGTCAAACAATATTTATCATAA